In Mycolicibacterium phocaicum, one DNA window encodes the following:
- a CDS encoding PucR family transcriptional regulator, translating to MPTVAEIVALPVIQQGEPEILCATGFDRPIRWVHVSDVPDLSEVLQGGELVLTTGAALRAAPLDYLRSVAAAQAVGVVVELGAGAVPLPVNVGAIAEELGLALVAVRRVIKFVEVTEQVHRVIVADQYQEVDFARQTHEVFTDLSMRRATPAGIAEAAANLLGAPVVLEDLNHQAIAVATAGRPTPDVLRDWQRRSRQHETGAERTDDWVISEVGRGDDAWGRLIALSTAEGVAARFTMVLERASQALVLHRMAERGRTDIEHQAQAGLLEDVARERIRFEDEATARAFALGLRPAAQYLPATLRIAGWAADADPVSEQRRSARLLDVVTRSVKALGHTGLFSLRGPGEIAMVLSLNTRVGSALEPLGRALRRDAERAVDAHGLVLGLGTPAPALIEAIHRITDAAHVAEAALSLPASQRVCFRVADIRLRGLLSMLRSDPRVQRFAEGELRALILHDIETGDALLDVLRGYLELGGNKTALASRLHLSRPSLYAKLNRIEQILGVDLADGESATSLHVALLILETRNAFGGAGAPL from the coding sequence GGAGGTCCTGCAGGGTGGCGAACTGGTGCTGACCACGGGTGCCGCGCTGCGCGCCGCGCCGCTGGACTACCTGCGGTCGGTGGCCGCCGCGCAGGCCGTCGGCGTCGTCGTCGAACTCGGTGCGGGCGCCGTGCCGCTGCCGGTCAACGTCGGCGCGATCGCGGAGGAACTAGGGCTGGCCCTGGTGGCGGTGCGCCGAGTGATCAAGTTCGTCGAGGTGACCGAACAGGTGCACCGGGTGATCGTCGCCGACCAGTACCAGGAGGTCGATTTCGCGCGACAGACGCACGAGGTGTTCACCGACCTGAGCATGCGCCGGGCGACGCCCGCCGGAATCGCCGAGGCCGCGGCGAATCTGCTCGGTGCACCCGTGGTCCTCGAGGACCTCAACCACCAGGCGATCGCGGTGGCGACGGCCGGCCGTCCCACCCCAGATGTGTTGCGCGACTGGCAACGTCGGTCGCGTCAGCACGAGACCGGGGCCGAGCGGACGGACGACTGGGTGATCAGTGAGGTGGGCCGCGGCGACGATGCATGGGGCCGCCTGATCGCGCTGAGCACCGCCGAAGGTGTGGCGGCCAGGTTCACCATGGTGCTGGAGCGGGCATCCCAGGCGCTGGTGCTGCACCGCATGGCCGAGCGCGGCCGCACTGACATCGAACACCAGGCGCAGGCCGGCCTGCTGGAAGACGTTGCGCGCGAGCGTATCCGGTTCGAGGACGAGGCGACCGCGCGTGCCTTCGCGCTGGGCCTGCGGCCGGCGGCGCAGTACCTGCCCGCGACGCTGCGGATCGCGGGCTGGGCGGCTGACGCCGACCCGGTCTCCGAACAACGCCGCAGCGCGCGCCTGCTCGACGTCGTCACGCGGTCGGTGAAGGCATTGGGGCACACCGGATTGTTCTCACTTCGCGGGCCCGGCGAAATCGCCATGGTGCTGTCGCTCAACACGCGTGTGGGCAGCGCGCTGGAGCCGCTGGGCCGGGCCCTGCGGCGCGATGCCGAGCGCGCCGTCGACGCCCACGGCCTGGTGCTCGGTCTCGGCACCCCGGCGCCGGCGTTGATCGAGGCGATCCACCGCATCACCGATGCCGCCCACGTCGCCGAGGCGGCGCTGTCACTGCCCGCGTCGCAGCGCGTCTGCTTCCGGGTCGCCGACATCCGGCTGCGCGGACTGCTCTCGATGCTGCGGTCCGACCCGCGGGTGCAGCGCTTCGCCGAAGGGGAGTTGCGCGCGCTGATCCTGCACGACATCGAAACCGGAGACGCGCTTCTCGACGTCTTGCGCGGATACCTGGAACTCGGCGGCAACAAGACGGCGCTGGCGTCGCGACTGCATCTGAGCCGCCCGTCGCTGTACGCGAAGCTGAACCGGATCGAGCAGATTCTGGGCGTCGATCTGGCCGACGGCGAGTCGGCTACCTCATTGCACGTGGCGTTGCTGATCCTGGAGACACGCAACGCTTTCGGTGGCGCCGGCGCGCCGCTGTGA
- a CDS encoding LLM class flavin-dependent oxidoreductase, translated as MSSVAQWSPTSMKFGAFLAPYHPLDADPALQLRRDIDLMAHLDHLGFEEAWMGEHHSTGAEIVPAPDVFIAAAAERTERIRFGTGVMSLPYHHPLITADRITQLDLQTRGRLIVGTGPGKIPLDAHMMGITTTNQRRMQGEALEAVLALLRGEVVNMETDWFTLRDARAQLPTYNPAGIEVVTASTISPNGSVLAGKHGLSLLSLAASSQAGYESLDRNWGVYEQVSAENGYVADRSTWRLVNPMFIAETRAEAERAVSRRIHHIAEYVNRQQNINPDWAQTPAGIIDYWRNESLGEFGQAISVRRRTPSPRSTASSRRPAASARC; from the coding sequence GTGAGCAGCGTTGCCCAGTGGAGCCCGACGTCCATGAAGTTCGGGGCGTTCCTCGCCCCGTACCATCCGCTCGACGCCGACCCGGCGCTGCAGTTGCGCCGCGACATCGACCTCATGGCGCACCTGGACCACCTCGGTTTCGAAGAGGCGTGGATGGGGGAGCACCACTCGACCGGTGCCGAGATCGTCCCGGCGCCAGATGTTTTCATCGCCGCCGCCGCCGAGCGCACCGAGCGCATCCGCTTCGGCACCGGTGTGATGTCGCTGCCGTACCACCACCCGCTGATCACCGCGGACCGCATCACACAGCTGGATCTGCAGACCCGTGGTCGGCTGATCGTCGGCACCGGCCCCGGCAAGATTCCGCTCGACGCACACATGATGGGCATCACGACCACCAACCAGCGCCGCATGCAGGGTGAGGCCTTGGAGGCCGTGCTCGCCCTGCTGCGCGGCGAGGTCGTCAACATGGAGACCGACTGGTTCACCCTGCGCGACGCCCGCGCGCAGCTGCCCACCTACAACCCGGCCGGAATCGAGGTCGTCACCGCGTCGACAATCTCGCCCAACGGATCGGTGCTGGCCGGCAAGCACGGCCTGTCGCTGCTGTCGCTGGCCGCCAGCTCGCAGGCCGGCTACGAATCACTCGACCGCAACTGGGGTGTGTACGAACAGGTTTCGGCCGAGAACGGCTACGTCGCCGACCGGTCGACGTGGCGTCTGGTCAACCCGATGTTCATCGCCGAGACACGCGCGGAGGCCGAGCGCGCCGTCAGCCGTCGCATCCACCACATCGCCGAGTACGTCAACCGGCAGCAGAACATCAACCCGGACTGGGCGCAGACGCCGGCCGGCATCATCGACTACTGGCGGAACGAGTCGCTCGGCGAGTTCGGCCAGGCCATATCGGTACGCCGGAGGACGCCATCGCCCAGATCGACCGCCTCATCGAGAAGACCGGCGGCTTCGGCACGCTGCTGA
- a CDS encoding alcohol dehydrogenase catalytic domain-containing protein yields MKAAQFIDGQFTVTDVPEPPATGPGQLRIKVTACGICGSDLSMSKDPCRFVSVAAGAGFPFAVFDATRPVVLGHEWSGVVVETGEGVADFTVDDRVTGLGITTEQNGMPTIIGYSNDYHGAFGEYIVVDAFWVRHVPDGLSLEHAALAEPLHVGEMHMQQSGLTPADTALVIGCGSIGLGTILAAKAAGAHLVIASEPSPKRRELAAKMGADIVVDPNEQDPIEVYNELLGSGKTGGGLLTAYECSGRVGTLNTLTHTLPWGSRIQVVASPFAEETIIPVVAQMRQIAINFGHGPYEQAYEKVLARLAAGEIDAEALITGRTGLDGIADAFTALRNPDEHVKILVLPS; encoded by the coding sequence ATGAAGGCAGCACAGTTCATCGACGGCCAGTTCACCGTGACCGACGTGCCGGAGCCCCCGGCCACGGGTCCGGGCCAGCTGCGGATCAAGGTAACGGCCTGTGGCATCTGTGGCAGCGACCTGAGCATGTCCAAGGATCCGTGCCGGTTCGTGTCCGTCGCCGCCGGCGCGGGCTTCCCGTTCGCGGTCTTCGACGCCACCCGCCCGGTGGTGCTTGGCCACGAATGGTCGGGCGTCGTCGTCGAAACCGGCGAGGGTGTCGCGGATTTCACGGTCGACGACCGCGTCACCGGCCTCGGTATCACCACCGAGCAGAACGGGATGCCGACCATCATCGGCTACTCGAACGACTACCACGGGGCCTTCGGCGAGTACATCGTCGTCGACGCGTTCTGGGTGCGGCACGTGCCCGACGGTCTGTCGCTCGAGCACGCCGCGCTGGCCGAGCCGCTGCACGTGGGCGAGATGCACATGCAGCAGTCCGGGCTGACGCCGGCGGACACTGCTCTCGTCATCGGCTGCGGCTCAATCGGTCTGGGCACCATCCTGGCCGCCAAGGCCGCCGGCGCGCACCTCGTCATCGCCTCCGAACCGTCGCCCAAGCGGCGCGAGCTCGCCGCGAAGATGGGCGCCGACATCGTCGTCGACCCCAATGAGCAGGACCCGATCGAGGTCTACAACGAATTGCTGGGCAGCGGCAAGACCGGCGGCGGCTTGTTGACCGCCTATGAGTGCAGCGGTCGGGTCGGCACGCTCAACACGCTGACGCACACACTGCCATGGGGTTCACGCATTCAGGTGGTGGCATCCCCGTTCGCCGAGGAGACCATCATCCCGGTGGTGGCGCAGATGCGGCAGATCGCGATCAACTTCGGTCACGGCCCCTACGAGCAGGCGTACGAGAAGGTGCTGGCCCGTCTGGCTGCCGGTGAGATCGACGCAGAAGCCCTGATCACCGGACGTACCGGGCTCGACGGCATCGCAGATGCGTTCACCGCACTGCGGAATCCGGACGAGCACGTCAAGATCCTGGTACTGCCGTCTTGA
- a CDS encoding TetR/AcrR family transcriptional regulator — MSGTSQNRQGNATRAKLVKTAEKLFAEQGVDAVSVRSVNAAAGLGAASVHYHFGSKDELLRAVVLDLGAAVGSAIQANVDVLAADSAAPSPDALVRAVTAPYLDLLRRQRTRGMRWIKIMAQITQAGPADETIEPKLRVALLAQVRRAFPNADEERLEARWAVSIMGFVQGLSRADEWDRAKLSAPALEAFYEDLVTFVVGGTERLLNS; from the coding sequence GTGTCGGGCACATCGCAGAACCGCCAGGGCAATGCCACCCGCGCCAAGTTGGTGAAGACGGCCGAGAAGCTCTTCGCCGAGCAGGGCGTGGACGCCGTCTCGGTGCGCTCGGTCAACGCCGCGGCCGGCCTCGGGGCCGCTTCGGTGCACTACCACTTCGGTTCCAAGGACGAGTTGCTGCGCGCGGTGGTCCTGGACCTCGGCGCCGCGGTGGGCTCGGCCATCCAGGCGAATGTCGATGTGCTGGCGGCGGATTCGGCCGCGCCGTCGCCCGACGCGTTGGTCCGCGCCGTCACGGCGCCCTACCTGGATCTGCTGCGCCGGCAGCGTACCCGCGGGATGCGCTGGATCAAGATCATGGCGCAGATCACCCAGGCCGGTCCGGCCGACGAAACCATCGAGCCCAAGCTGCGGGTCGCCCTGCTGGCACAGGTGCGGCGCGCCTTCCCGAACGCCGACGAAGAGCGGCTCGAGGCGCGCTGGGCGGTGTCGATCATGGGCTTCGTGCAGGGCCTGAGCCGCGCCGACGAATGGGACCGCGCCAAGCTGTCGGCCCCGGCCCTCGAAGCGTTCTACGAAGATCTCGTGACGTTCGTCGTCGGCGGCACCGAGCGCCTCTTGAACTCTTAA